Proteins found in one Ovis aries strain OAR_USU_Benz2616 breed Rambouillet chromosome 19, ARS-UI_Ramb_v3.0, whole genome shotgun sequence genomic segment:
- the IQCF3 gene encoding IQ domain-containing protein F3, producing the protein MAISSSTILPASAKTNGAATREGYEHLNHCPKTMGSKCSKTEPDNDDLEKERKRKLLLAKQRQIARMKAAGKIQAWWRGTLVRRTLLAAALRAWMIQCWWRTVLWRKLYKRRQNSLKIYIIQEQAAVKLQSWVRMWQCHQRYCQVCNAVCILQAPKSCFTFQTSDVSQAQYGGAFNQPEFHIEILSI; encoded by the exons ATGGCTATCTCCTCATCTACCATCCTCCCTGCCTCTGCCAAGACCAATGGAGCAGCGACCAGAGAGGGATATGAACACCTGAACCACTGCCCCAAAACCATGGGCAGTAAATGCTCT AAGACTGAACCTGATAATGACGAtctagagaaagagaggaaaaggaag TTGCTTCTTGCAAAACAACGTCAGATAGCAAGGATGAAGGCGGCTGGGAAGATACAGGCCTGGTGGCGTGGAACCCTGGTGCGTAGGACCCTGCTGGCAGCTGCCCTCAGGGCCTGGATGATTCAGTGCTGGTGGAGAACAGTCCTGTGGAGGAAGTTGTATAAGCGACGGCAGAACTCACTGAAGATTTATATAATCCAGGAGCAGGCAGCAGTCAAGCTCCAGTCCTGGGTTCGCATGTGGCAGTGCCATCAACGTTACTGCCAAGTGTGCAACGCTGTATGCATACTACAAGCTCCAAAGAGCTGTTTCACCTTTCAGACCAGTGATGTTTCACAGGCACAATACGGGGGTGCTTTCAACCAGCCAGAGTTCCATATTGAAATCCTATCAATCTAA